From Quercus lobata isolate SW786 chromosome 1, ValleyOak3.0 Primary Assembly, whole genome shotgun sequence, one genomic window encodes:
- the LOC115985226 gene encoding uncharacterized protein LOC115985226 isoform X3, whose protein sequence is MTSIVTGLQGQLPHIHPKGYPFVAGRNNVIACAKHFVGDGGTDRGKNEGNTILSYEDLEMIHMAPYLDCISQGVSTIMASYSSWNECKLHANRFLLTEILKDKLGFKGFIFSDWAGLDRLSDPRGTNYRSCISSAVNAGIDMVMVPYDFKKFVEGLIDLVESGEISMARIDDAVERILRVKFVAGLFEFPFTNRSLLDTVGCKLHRDLAREAVRKSLVLLKNGKDPKKSFLPLDKNAKRICVFGTHADNLGYQCGGWTMKWSGGNGRITIGTTILDAIKAAAGDETEVVYEQNPSADTLARQDFSFAIVAVGEEPYVEGLGDNSELVIPLNGTDIISSVADSIPTLVILVSGRPLLLEPLLLDKIDALIAAWLPGSEGGGIADVVFGDFDFKGRLPVTWFKQVEQLPLHIGIDSCDFLFPLGFGLTCNKERSLD, encoded by the exons ATGACTTCCATTGTCACAGGCTTGCAGGGCCAGCTACCCCACATACACCCAAAAGGCTACCCTTTTGTGGCTGGGAG GAACAATGTTATTGCTTGCGCAAAGCATTTTGTAGGAGATGGGGGTACTGATCGGGGAAAAAATGAGGGGAATACTATATTATCGTATGAGGACTTAGAGATGATCCACATGGCACCTTATCTGGATTGTATTTCTCAGGGAGTTTCCACTATTATGGCATCCTATTCTAGCTGGAATGAGTGTAAACTGCATGCTAACCGTTTTCTCCTGACAGAAATTTTAAAGGATAAGCTAGGTTTCAAG ggttttattttttctgattGGGCTGGACTTGACCGACTTAGTGACCCTCGTGGCACAAATTACCGTTCCTGCATTTCCTCTGCTGTTAACGCAGGAATAGACATG GTGATGGTGCCttatgattttaaaaagtttgtgGAGGGCTTGATAGATCTGGTTGAATCTGGCGAGATATCAATGGCCAGGATTGATGATGCTGTTGAACGGATACTTCGAGTAAAGTTTGTTGCTGgtctttttgaatttcctttcaCAAATAGATCTTTGCTAGATACGGTTGGTTGCAAG TTGCATAGAGATCTAGCACGTGAAGCAGTCCgcaagtccttggttctgtTAAAAAATGGAAAGGATCCTAAGAAATCTTTTCTTCCATTAGACAAAAATGCTAAGAGAATTTGTGTCTTTGGAACACATGCTGATAATCTTGGATATCAGTGTGGAGGGTGGACAATGAAATGGTCTGGAGGCAACGGCAGGATTACAATTG GCACAACCATCTTGGATGCTATTAAAGCTGCAGCAGGAGATGAAACAGAAGTAGTTTATGAGCAAAATCCATCAGCAGACACCTTAGCACGTCAGGATTTCTCTTTTGCAATTGTAGCTGTTGGTGAAGAACCATATGTAGAGGGCCTCGGTGATAATTCAGAGCTTGTAATCCCCCTCAATGGAACTGACATAATAAGTTCAGTCGCTGACAGTATCCCCACATTGGTGATTCTGGTATCCGGAAGACCTTTACTTTTAGAGCCATTGCTTTTGGATAAGATAGATGCTCTGATTGCTGCTTGGTTGCCTGGAAGTGAAGGAGGGGGAATTGCTGATGTTGTCTTTGGGGATTTTGACTTCAAGGGCCGACTACCAGTGACATGGTTTAAACAGGTTGAACAACTGCCTCTGCATATTGGAATCGATTCGTGTGACTTTTTATTTCCCCTAGGCTTTGGGTTGACATGCAATAAGGAGAGATCTCTAGACTGA